One window of Caldisericia bacterium genomic DNA carries:
- a CDS encoding ABC transporter substrate-binding protein: MKRLTLILVVLMLLVGIASFNSACKPKPQVQGEIKIGGVGPISGEAATFGLSTREGEELAVEEWNAKGGVLGKKIKLIFEDDKGDPTEAATVYTKLIEQDKVVGIVGTVMSKCSLAGAPIAQAKGVPMISPTSTNPKVTEVGDYIFRACFIDPFQGTVGANFAYNDLGVRKAGCIFDIGNDYTKGLAEFFRDQFIKLGGQIVGFESHPTGATDFKAQLTNLIKAGAELIYISDYYNDAGLIMKQARELGFKGYFLGGDGWDSPKLVEIGGQAVEGGFFTNHFSKDDQRPEVQEFVKKYREKYGKDPDALAALAYDAMNIMLTAIQTAGSTDGAKIRDAMKSLTFKGVSGVIKFDEKRNPVKSAVIIEIKNGQQVYKTTVNP; the protein is encoded by the coding sequence ATGAAGAGGTTAACTTTAATTTTAGTAGTTTTAATGTTATTAGTAGGTATTGCAAGTTTTAACTCTGCTTGCAAACCAAAACCACAGGTTCAAGGAGAGATTAAAATCGGTGGAGTTGGACCAATTTCAGGTGAGGCTGCAACATTTGGTCTTTCAACAAGAGAAGGTGAAGAGTTAGCAGTTGAGGAATGGAATGCAAAGGGTGGAGTTTTAGGTAAAAAAATCAAACTCATTTTTGAAGATGATAAAGGTGATCCAACAGAAGCAGCAACAGTTTATACAAAATTAATTGAACAAGACAAAGTTGTTGGGATTGTTGGAACAGTAATGAGCAAATGTTCTCTTGCTGGTGCGCCAATTGCTCAAGCCAAAGGTGTTCCAATGATTTCACCAACATCTACAAATCCAAAAGTTACAGAAGTTGGTGATTACATTTTTAGAGCATGCTTTATTGACCCATTCCAAGGAACAGTCGGTGCTAATTTTGCTTATAACGATTTAGGAGTTAGAAAAGCAGGATGCATTTTTGATATCGGAAACGATTATACAAAAGGTTTAGCAGAATTCTTTAGAGATCAATTTATAAAACTTGGAGGTCAAATTGTTGGATTTGAATCACATCCAACAGGAGCAACAGATTTTAAGGCACAATTAACAAATCTTATTAAAGCAGGAGCAGAACTTATTTACATCTCTGATTATTACAATGATGCAGGACTAATTATGAAGCAAGCAAGAGAACTTGGTTTTAAGGGCTATTTCTTAGGTGGTGATGGTTGGGATTCTCCAAAGTTAGTTGAGATTGGTGGTCAAGCAGTGGAAGGTGGTTTCTTCACTAACCACTTCTCAAAAGATGACCAAAGACCAGAAGTTCAAGAATTTGTAAAGAAATATAGAGAAAAATATGGAAAAGATCCAGATGCTTTAGCCGCTCTTGCTTATGACGCAATGAATATTATGCTTACAGCCATTCAAACCGCTGGATCAACTGATGGTGCAAAGATAAGAGATGCAATGAAGAGTCTTACATTTAAGGGTGTTTCTGGTGTAATTAAATTTGATGAAAAGAGAAACCCAGTAAAGTCAGCAGTTATTATTGAAATTAAAAATGGCCAACAAGTTTATAAGACAACTGTAAATCCATAA
- a CDS encoding branched-chain amino acid ABC transporter permease: protein MEKIFNLQQLINGIQLGSIYALISLGYTMVYGIVRLINFAHGDFFMIGAFAAYFTVVLSSAKGLNIPVFLVFLISMASGAGVAALANQVAYKPLRYKPRLSALITAIGVSMFIEYIFSALPFIGPSYRAFPNNQLIKSKIFEFGTFTLSNYAIIDVLVSIGLMLFLTYLVKYTKVGKAMRAVSQDKDAAKLMGIDIEKIIMITFIVGGAFAGAAGILTGISYPRIFPYMGILPGLKAFIAAVLGGIGNIPGAMLGSYIMGISETFATSYNSLLGEGIAFAILIIVLIFRPQGLLGETIAEKV, encoded by the coding sequence ATGGAAAAGATATTTAATTTACAACAGTTAATTAATGGAATTCAACTTGGAAGCATTTATGCATTAATTTCTCTTGGTTATACAATGGTATATGGTATAGTAAGGCTCATTAACTTTGCGCATGGCGACTTTTTTATGATTGGAGCATTTGCAGCATATTTCACTGTTGTTCTTTCTTCAGCCAAAGGATTAAATATTCCAGTTTTTCTCGTTTTTCTTATAAGTATGGCCTCAGGAGCAGGAGTTGCAGCACTTGCAAATCAAGTTGCATATAAACCTTTAAGATATAAACCAAGGCTCTCTGCTTTAATTACAGCAATTGGAGTTTCTATGTTTATTGAGTATATTTTTTCTGCTCTTCCATTTATTGGGCCATCATATAGGGCTTTTCCTAATAATCAATTAATAAAAAGTAAAATATTTGAATTTGGAACATTTACATTATCGAATTATGCTATTATTGATGTCCTTGTAAGTATTGGTTTAATGTTGTTTTTAACCTACCTTGTTAAATATACAAAAGTTGGAAAAGCAATGAGAGCAGTTTCTCAAGATAAAGATGCAGCAAAACTTATGGGAATTGATATTGAAAAAATAATAATGATAACATTTATTGTTGGTGGAGCATTTGCAGGAGCAGCAGGAATTTTAACTGGAATTTCATATCCAAGAATTTTTCCATATATGGGAATTCTTCCAGGTCTTAAGGCTTTTATTGCAGCAGTTTTGGGTGGTATTGGAAATATCCCAGGTGCAATGCTTGGAAGTTATATAATGGGCATATCAGAAACTTTTGCTACTTCATACAATTCACTTCTTGGCGAAGGTATTGCATTTGCAATTTTAATTATTGTATTGATCTTTAGACCTCAAGGACTTCTTGGTGAAACAATTGCAGAAAAGGTTTAG
- a CDS encoding branched-chain amino acid ABC transporter permease, translated as MRLSRNLKLIFYALIFYLFIFLTHRFQILINDYLLHIINVSLIYVILTVSLNLINGFTGQFSIGHMGFAAVGAYISGILTTLIWKIQPNSIYNYILFIIAMIIGGISAMVIGYLIGLPTLRLRGDYLAIVTLGFGEIIRTIINNVDYVGGPRGLLGIPKFSNFTIIFVITLISVIVMRNIVYSTHGRAFKSIREDQIASELVGVNTTKYKVMIFTIGSFFAGIAGALLCHLLQIAHPTQFGFMGTILVLVMVYAGGMGSISGSIIAAFGLTFMSEGLRLVLRQLDEMTPTISIGIEWRMVVYSLLLILIMLFRTEGLMGKRELKILVPEEEER; from the coding sequence ATGAGACTTTCAAGAAATCTCAAATTAATTTTTTATGCCTTGATTTTTTATCTTTTTATTTTTTTAACTCATAGATTTCAAATTTTAATAAATGATTATCTTCTTCATATAATAAATGTTTCACTTATATATGTTATTCTTACTGTTAGTTTGAATTTAATTAATGGTTTTACAGGTCAATTTTCAATAGGACATATGGGTTTTGCAGCAGTTGGTGCATATATTTCAGGAATTTTAACAACTCTTATATGGAAAATTCAACCTAATAGTATATATAATTATATACTTTTTATAATTGCAATGATAATTGGTGGAATAAGTGCTATGGTAATAGGATATCTTATTGGACTTCCAACCTTAAGATTAAGAGGAGACTATCTTGCAATTGTTACTCTCGGATTTGGTGAAATAATAAGAACAATTATTAATAATGTCGATTATGTTGGTGGTCCAAGAGGTCTTCTTGGTATTCCAAAATTTTCGAACTTTACAATAATTTTTGTAATAACATTAATTTCAGTAATAGTAATGAGAAATATTGTTTATTCAACACATGGAAGAGCATTTAAATCAATCAGAGAAGATCAAATTGCTTCAGAACTTGTTGGTGTAAATACCACAAAATACAAAGTTATGATATTTACAATTGGTTCATTTTTTGCTGGAATTGCTGGTGCTCTTCTTTGTCATCTTCTTCAAATTGCACATCCAACTCAATTTGGATTTATGGGTACAATTTTAGTTCTTGTTATGGTCTATGCTGGTGGAATGGGAAGTATTTCTGGTTCAATAATTGCAGCGTTTGGCTTAACATTTATGTCTGAAGGATTGAGGCTTGTTTTAAGACAACTTGATGAGATGACACCAACAATATCAATTGGAATTGAATGGAGAATGGTAGTTTATTCTTTACTATTAATTCTAATAATGCTTTTTAGAACAGAAGGTCTTATGGGGAAAAGAGAGTTAAAAATTCTTGTACCAGAAGAGGAGGAGAGATAA
- a CDS encoding ABC transporter ATP-binding protein has product MDIVLSLKNVTHYFGGLRAVSNFNLDLPKGALWGLIGPNGAGKTTIFNLITGVYTPTQGKIIFENEDITGLKSHLIIEKGIARTFQNLRIFNELTVLDNIRVARHFRTNYSIFDSILRTRKYFEEEKRIKEEALELLELFGLKHRANDLAKHLPYGELRKLEIARALATKPKLLLLDEPAAGMNPKEVGTLMELIHSIRDTFKVTILLVEHQMRVVMGICERIKVMDFGETIAEGTPDEIKNDKRVIEAYLGSEGGR; this is encoded by the coding sequence ATGGACATAGTTCTTTCGCTTAAAAATGTAACTCATTACTTTGGTGGTTTAAGAGCAGTTAGCAATTTTAATCTTGATTTACCTAAAGGTGCATTATGGGGTTTAATTGGGCCAAACGGTGCTGGAAAAACAACAATATTTAACTTAATAACTGGTGTATATACACCAACTCAAGGAAAGATAATTTTTGAAAATGAGGATATAACAGGTTTAAAATCTCATTTAATAATTGAAAAAGGAATTGCAAGAACATTTCAAAATTTAAGAATTTTTAATGAACTTACAGTACTCGATAATATTAGAGTTGCGAGGCACTTTAGAACTAATTATTCAATTTTTGATTCTATACTTAGAACCAGAAAATATTTTGAAGAAGAAAAAAGAATAAAAGAAGAAGCACTAGAATTACTTGAATTATTTGGCTTAAAACACAGAGCAAATGATTTAGCAAAACACTTACCTTATGGTGAATTGAGAAAACTTGAAATTGCAAGAGCACTTGCAACAAAACCAAAACTACTTCTTCTTGATGAACCAGCAGCAGGTATGAATCCAAAAGAGGTTGGAACGCTTATGGAATTAATTCATTCAATAAGAGATACATTTAAAGTTACAATTCTTCTTGTTGAACATCAAATGAGAGTTGTAATGGGAATTTGTGAAAGAATTAAAGTTATGGATTTTGGTGAAACAATTGCTGAAGGTACTCCAGATGAAATAAAAAATGATAAAAGAGTAATTGAGGCTTACCTTGGAAGCGAAGGAGGAAGATAA
- a CDS encoding ABC transporter ATP-binding protein → MLEVVNLEVSYGAIKALKGISFKVKPGEIVTLIGANGAGKTTTLRTISGLIKPSKGKIYFKGQDITNLDAHKIVELGISHVPEGRRVFATLTVMENLELAAWTIKDKKIRNERFDMVFEIFPRLKERRKQLAGTLSGGEQQMLSVARALMIGGDIMLLDEPSMGLAPILVDEIFDILEKINKQGTTILLVEQNARKALNLANYAYVLEVGTIALEGDAKELLNDPRVKEAYLGG, encoded by the coding sequence ATGCTTGAAGTTGTAAATCTTGAAGTAAGTTATGGAGCAATAAAAGCACTTAAAGGAATATCATTTAAAGTTAAACCAGGAGAAATTGTAACACTTATTGGAGCAAATGGTGCTGGAAAAACAACCACTTTAAGAACAATAAGTGGATTAATTAAACCTTCAAAAGGAAAAATATATTTTAAAGGTCAAGATATCACAAATCTTGACGCACATAAAATTGTTGAACTTGGAATCTCACATGTCCCTGAGGGAAGAAGAGTTTTTGCAACATTAACAGTTATGGAAAATCTTGAACTTGCTGCATGGACAATTAAGGATAAAAAAATAAGAAATGAGAGATTTGATATGGTTTTTGAAATTTTTCCAAGACTTAAAGAGAGAAGAAAACAACTTGCAGGAACTCTCTCAGGTGGTGAACAACAAATGCTATCTGTTGCAAGAGCATTAATGATTGGTGGAGATATTATGCTTCTTGATGAACCATCAATGGGTCTTGCTCCAATTCTTGTTGATGAAATTTTTGATATTCTTGAAAAAATAAATAAACAGGGAACAACAATTTTACTTGTTGAGCAAAATGCAAGAAAAGCACTTAATCTGGCTAATTATGCTTATGTTCTTGAAGTTGGAACAATTGCTCTTGAAGGAGATGCAAAAGAATTGCTTAATGATCCACGAGTAAAAGAGGCATACCTTGGAGGATAG
- a CDS encoding transglutaminase domain-containing protein: protein MKIKIENPLNANIEIIEWAMGERERENNKFNWIKPIYENGYYHIDGVLPKREIFLKLKIKTNSLQGVYTGKLTFVHYFRPYELKIIIGTVKNFHFNTTNKDLIPYIVGYNFEYGITTPLLEKEGGIHPYNEKIKYFVEKLKKDDDFETSKEILNFVMKVFASGINVTFTGDYPDYYYIEKFEKEGSIYGVCSERSIVLLSLLRSLGIPSRLIFASGFPVDHTFVESFVGGKWINLDPTYGYFDKYNGYYEKEVRNLTTLQSFHAGVRLDFKKNKNYFESIYPYEEILNDKYLKENITITGISGVKIDSFYFLKIKMRWSLFNYTNKSISIIILDGLNEKKVGDIFIKNLFFNFGEGSILIKIDTKKFSEKDNKKFFKLRIYLYKERELIDLYEPGEGLVLENFSI, encoded by the coding sequence TTGAAGATAAAGATTGAAAATCCTCTTAATGCAAATATAGAAATAATTGAGTGGGCAATGGGTGAAAGAGAAAGAGAAAATAATAAATTTAACTGGATAAAACCAATTTATGAAAATGGATATTATCATATTGATGGAGTTCTTCCAAAAAGAGAAATTTTTTTAAAACTGAAAATAAAAACAAATTCTTTACAAGGAGTTTATACTGGAAAATTAACTTTTGTTCACTATTTTAGACCTTATGAATTAAAAATAATTATTGGAACTGTTAAAAATTTCCATTTTAATACTACTAATAAAGATTTAATACCTTACATTGTTGGATATAATTTTGAATATGGAATTACAACCCCGCTTCTTGAAAAAGAAGGTGGAATTCACCCATATAATGAAAAAATAAAATATTTTGTTGAAAAATTAAAAAAGGATGATGATTTTGAAACCTCAAAAGAGATATTAAATTTCGTTATGAAAGTTTTTGCCTCAGGAATTAATGTTACTTTTACTGGTGATTATCCAGATTATTATTATATTGAAAAATTTGAAAAAGAGGGTTCAATTTATGGAGTATGTTCAGAAAGATCTATTGTTCTTCTTTCTTTATTAAGAAGTTTGGGAATTCCATCACGACTTATTTTTGCATCTGGTTTTCCAGTTGATCACACATTTGTTGAATCTTTTGTAGGCGGAAAATGGATAAATTTAGACCCAACTTATGGTTATTTTGATAAATATAATGGATATTACGAAAAAGAGGTGAGAAATCTTACAACATTACAATCTTTTCATGCTGGTGTAAGATTGGATTTCAAAAAAAATAAAAATTATTTTGAGTCAATATATCCATATGAAGAGATTCTTAATGATAAATATTTAAAAGAAAATATAACAATAACAGGAATAAGTGGTGTTAAAATTGACTCTTTTTATTTTTTAAAAATAAAAATGAGGTGGTCTTTGTTTAACTATACCAATAAATCAATTTCTATTATTATATTAGATGGTTTAAATGAGAAAAAAGTTGGTGATATTTTTATAAAAAATTTATTTTTTAATTTTGGTGAAGGCTCTATTTTAATTAAAATTGATACAAAAAAATTTTCTGAAAAAGATAATAAAAAGTTTTTTAAATTAAGAATTTATTTATACAAAGAAAGAGAGTTAATAGATTTATATGAGCCTGGAGAAGGTTTAGTTCTCGAAAATTTTTCTATATGA
- a CDS encoding PHP domain-containing protein has product MKIEVDAHTHTILTGHAFSTLIENVNQAKKVGLKGICITDHGPFRPDSPSIEYFKMLASRYLPEYIDGIKIFTGVELNIISDEGDVDLPESILKNLDFNIIAFHNQTPYSSNSKEKNTKSMIRALKKSYIKGVAHPGDPYFPYPINLEEVVKAASDLGKFLELNNNVLKRGEIWINYYKDMLYLCEKYNVKIFISSDAHFSYYVGDFSIATSLIKEVKVKVINERLEEFEKLLKNI; this is encoded by the coding sequence ATGAAAATCGAAGTTGATGCCCATACTCACACAATTTTAACAGGTCATGCTTTCTCAACATTAATTGAAAATGTTAATCAGGCCAAAAAAGTTGGTTTAAAAGGAATTTGTATAACAGATCATGGACCATTTAGACCAGATAGTCCAAGTATAGAATATTTTAAGATGCTTGCTTCTAGATATCTTCCTGAATATATTGATGGTATAAAAATTTTTACAGGTGTTGAATTAAATATAATTTCTGATGAGGGAGATGTTGATCTTCCTGAATCAATTTTAAAAAATTTAGATTTCAATATAATTGCATTTCATAACCAAACTCCATACTCTTCAAATTCGAAAGAGAAAAATACGAAAAGTATGATAAGGGCTCTTAAAAAAAGTTATATAAAAGGAGTTGCTCATCCAGGTGATCCATATTTTCCATATCCTATAAATCTTGAAGAGGTAGTTAAAGCAGCATCTGATTTGGGCAAATTTTTAGAATTAAATAACAATGTTCTTAAAAGAGGAGAGATCTGGATTAATTATTACAAAGATATGTTATATCTTTGTGAAAAATATAATGTAAAAATTTTTATATCTTCAGATGCTCATTTTTCCTATTATGTTGGAGATTTTTCTATCGCTACTTCCTTGATTAAAGAAGTTAAAGTTAAGGTTATAAACGAGAGGTTAGAGGAATTTGAAAAGTTATTGAAAAATATTTAA